ACCAACACTAATAGAAGTTGAAATATCTTTTTTCTTTAATATTTTTCTAACATCTTTTCTAAATTGTAAGTTGTCATTTCTTAACTCATCCCAAGATCTATAAATAGAGTGACCTTGATTATTTACTATTTGAATCCATACATTTTTGAATTTTGTATATTTTTGAATTTGTGAAGATATCTTTTTGTACTCAAATTTATTGAACTCTTTGTTTTTCATATATGAGTATAATCTATCATCTTTAGCCAATGAAATAGCCATTGTTAAAGTTGCATTTTGTTTCTCTTCTATTAAGCTTGATATAAATTTTGTAATAGTTTCAGAAGAGTGTTGAAATCTTGAATTTAATAAATCTTCTTTCTCTTTTTTTATGTATAGTACTATAATGAATATGATAAATAGTGATAGTAAAATAAATAGATACAGAATTTTATTATTTTTTTTGTAAAGCATAATACTTCTACTTGTTTTTTCCTTATCATAGCACAACTATGCTTTTTGTCTAGTAAAAAGTAACATAAAAATAACATAAATTAAGAATAATATAAATTTAAAAAATTCATAAAACATTAATAATATTTAGATAAAATTTTGACATGATAAAAAGATATCCAACAAAAAAAATATACGTAGGAAATGTTCCTATTGGTGGTGATGCACCAATTTCAGTACAATCAATGACTTTTTCTAAAACATCTGATGTAAAAGCTACTGTTGAGCAAATAAATAGATTACATTTTGCAGGAGCTGATATAGTTAGGGTTGCAGTTCCAGATAAAGAAGCAGCAAACGCATTAAAGGAGATAAAAAGCCAAGTGGCTTTACCGCTTGTTGCAGATATTCATTTTAATTATAAATTAGCTTTAATTGCAGCTGAAGTAGTAGATTGTATTAGACTTAATCCTGGTAATATCGGGGATAAAAAAAGAGTTGAAGAGGTTGTAAAAGCTTGTCAACAAAGAAATCTTCCTATTAGAATCGGTGTAAATTGTGGTTCTTTAGAAAAAGAGTTTGAGAATAAATATGGTCAAACTGCACAAGGTATGATTGCTAGTGCTGATTATAATATTAAGTATCTTGAAGATTTGGGATTTACTGATATTAAAGTATCTTTAAAAGCTAGTGATGTTCAAAGAACAGTAGAAGCTTATAGAGGATTAAGACCTTTAAATAACTATCCTTTTCATTTAGGAGTTACAGAAGCTGGAACTCAATTTCACTCAACAGTAAAATCTTCAATAGCTCTTGGAAGTCTACTTCTTGATGGAATAGGAGATACTTTAAGAGTATCTATGACTGGTGAACTTGAAAAAGAGATTGAAGTAGGGCGAGCAATTTTAAAAGATGCTGGTTTAGTAAAAGAGGGATTAAATATTATCTCCTGTCCAACTTGTGGGAGAATTGAAGCTGACTTAGTAAGTGCTGTAGCCCAAGTAGAAGAAAAAACAAAACATATAAAAACACCTTTAAATGTATCTGTAATGGGATGCGTTGTAAATGCACTAG
This genomic window from Arcobacter sp. CECT 8986 contains:
- the ispG gene encoding flavodoxin-dependent (E)-4-hydroxy-3-methylbut-2-enyl-diphosphate synthase: MIKRYPTKKIYVGNVPIGGDAPISVQSMTFSKTSDVKATVEQINRLHFAGADIVRVAVPDKEAANALKEIKSQVALPLVADIHFNYKLALIAAEVVDCIRLNPGNIGDKKRVEEVVKACQQRNLPIRIGVNCGSLEKEFENKYGQTAQGMIASADYNIKYLEDLGFTDIKVSLKASDVQRTVEAYRGLRPLNNYPFHLGVTEAGTQFHSTVKSSIALGSLLLDGIGDTLRVSMTGELEKEIEVGRAILKDAGLVKEGLNIISCPTCGRIEADLVSAVAQVEEKTKHIKTPLNVSVMGCVVNALGEAKSADVAIAYGKGSGLIIKKGETIAKLPTDKLLERFLEEVEKEAKNK